One segment of Micromonospora parathelypteridis DNA contains the following:
- a CDS encoding DEAD/DEAH box helicase, with protein MSSPAERYAAARRQAAQASQFPALDEFALDLGFDLDDFQREACQSLERGSGVLVCAPTGAGKTVVGEFAVHLALRGRPDDPAPADDASTPPAPPARRKCFYTTPIKALSNQKYHDMVARYGADQVGLLTGDNAINGDAPVVVMTTEVLRNMLYAGSSALQGLAYVVMDEVHYLADRFRGGVWEEVIIHLPASVTLVSLSATVSNAEEFADWLVTVRGETAVVVSEHRPVPLWQHMLVGKRMFDLFHDADAARKHDVHPELLRYTRETARRLELGEGRSAGPGAGRRGPRWRGPLRPDIVDRLDREGLLPAILFIFSRAGCAAAVQQCLAAGLRLTSPEERTEIRRVVESRVTAIPGEDLSVLGYWEWLDGLERGLAAHHAGMLPVFKEIVEELFVRGLVKAVFATETLALGINMPARCVVLERLVKYNGEAHVDLTPGEYTQLTGRAGRRGIDVEGHAVVVWSPETDPRHVAGLASTRTYPLRSSFRPSYNMAVNLVGTVGAEPARALLESSFAQFQADRSVVGLARQVQRNTETIEAYGAEAACHHGDFDEYFALRVAIADREKAIARQGQTQRKAAAVASLERLRVGDVIRVPSGRRAGLAVVLDPATGGFGEPRPLVLTQDRWAGRVSPGDFSTPAEVLARIRVPKHFNHRSPGARRDLAAEVSGTGLDRHGGRRGGRSRQATGEDHRLTQLRSELRHHPCHACPEREDHARWAERRRRLERDTEELRERVSGRTGSLARTFDRIVALLTERGYLARDGAVTDAGRMLGRIWTEADLLVAECLRRGVWNGLSPSELAAAVSVVVFEARRDVDERASLPRGPVADAVDETLKLWGEIEADEAARGLTATREPDLGFAWPVYRWARGEALAKVLGSGHEMDGEMPAGDFVRWARQVVDLLGQLADSGGASPELRSTARQAIAAINRGVLAYHTSA; from the coding sequence ATGTCGAGCCCCGCCGAGCGGTACGCAGCAGCGCGCCGCCAGGCCGCACAGGCCTCACAGTTTCCGGCGCTGGACGAGTTCGCCCTTGACCTGGGGTTCGATCTCGACGACTTCCAACGGGAGGCGTGTCAGTCGTTGGAGCGGGGCAGCGGTGTGCTGGTCTGCGCTCCCACCGGTGCCGGTAAGACGGTGGTCGGGGAGTTCGCGGTCCACCTGGCGTTGCGCGGGCGGCCCGACGACCCGGCGCCCGCCGACGACGCGTCGACCCCGCCGGCCCCGCCGGCCCGGCGCAAGTGCTTCTACACCACGCCGATCAAGGCGTTGTCCAACCAGAAGTACCACGACATGGTCGCCCGGTACGGCGCCGACCAGGTGGGCCTGCTGACCGGCGACAACGCCATCAACGGTGACGCGCCGGTGGTGGTGATGACCACCGAGGTGCTGCGCAACATGCTCTACGCGGGCTCCAGCGCCCTGCAGGGGCTGGCGTACGTGGTGATGGACGAGGTGCACTACCTGGCCGACCGGTTCCGCGGTGGGGTGTGGGAAGAGGTGATCATCCACCTGCCCGCCTCGGTCACCCTGGTCTCGTTGTCGGCGACCGTCTCCAACGCCGAGGAGTTCGCCGACTGGCTGGTCACGGTGCGCGGCGAGACCGCCGTGGTGGTCAGCGAGCACCGGCCGGTGCCGTTGTGGCAGCACATGCTCGTCGGTAAGCGGATGTTCGACCTGTTCCACGACGCCGACGCGGCCCGCAAGCACGATGTGCACCCGGAACTGCTGCGCTACACCCGAGAGACCGCCCGGCGGCTGGAGTTGGGCGAGGGCCGCAGCGCGGGGCCCGGCGCCGGCCGGCGTGGCCCGCGCTGGCGTGGCCCGCTGCGCCCGGACATCGTCGACCGGCTGGATCGGGAGGGTCTGCTTCCGGCGATCCTGTTCATCTTCAGCCGGGCCGGTTGCGCCGCCGCCGTGCAGCAGTGCCTCGCCGCCGGGCTGCGGCTCACCTCGCCCGAGGAACGGACCGAGATCCGCCGCGTCGTCGAGTCGCGGGTCACCGCGATTCCCGGCGAGGACCTGTCGGTGCTGGGTTACTGGGAGTGGCTCGACGGCTTGGAGCGCGGCCTGGCCGCCCACCACGCCGGCATGCTGCCGGTGTTCAAGGAGATCGTCGAGGAGTTGTTCGTCCGCGGTCTGGTCAAGGCGGTCTTCGCCACCGAGACCCTCGCGTTGGGCATCAACATGCCGGCCCGCTGCGTGGTCCTGGAACGACTGGTGAAGTACAACGGCGAGGCGCACGTCGACCTGACCCCGGGGGAGTACACCCAGCTCACCGGTCGGGCGGGCCGTCGTGGCATCGACGTGGAGGGGCACGCCGTCGTGGTGTGGTCCCCGGAGACCGACCCGCGGCACGTGGCCGGGCTCGCCTCCACCCGCACCTACCCGCTGCGCTCCAGCTTCCGGCCCTCGTACAACATGGCGGTGAACCTGGTCGGCACGGTCGGCGCGGAGCCGGCCCGTGCTCTGCTGGAGTCCTCGTTCGCCCAGTTCCAGGCGGACCGGTCGGTGGTCGGCCTGGCCCGGCAGGTGCAGCGCAACACCGAGACGATCGAGGCGTACGGCGCGGAGGCCGCCTGCCATCACGGCGACTTCGACGAGTACTTCGCGCTGCGGGTGGCGATCGCCGACCGGGAGAAGGCGATCGCCCGGCAGGGGCAGACCCAGCGCAAGGCCGCGGCGGTGGCGTCGCTGGAGCGGCTGCGGGTCGGCGACGTGATCCGGGTTCCGTCGGGCCGGCGGGCCGGGCTGGCCGTCGTGCTGGACCCGGCGACCGGTGGGTTCGGTGAGCCCCGACCGCTGGTGCTCACCCAGGACCGCTGGGCCGGGCGGGTCAGCCCCGGCGACTTCAGCACTCCCGCCGAGGTGCTGGCTCGGATCCGGGTGCCGAAGCACTTCAACCACCGTTCGCCGGGCGCGCGGCGTGATCTCGCCGCCGAGGTCAGCGGCACCGGCCTGGACCGGCACGGCGGCCGACGGGGTGGCCGTTCCCGGCAGGCGACCGGCGAGGACCACCGGCTCACCCAGCTCCGCTCCGAGCTGCGGCACCACCCCTGCCACGCCTGCCCGGAGCGGGAGGACCACGCCCGCTGGGCGGAACGGCGTCGGCGGCTGGAGCGTGACACCGAGGAGCTGCGCGAGCGGGTCTCCGGGCGCACCGGTTCCCTCGCGCGGACCTTCGATCGGATCGTGGCGCTGCTGACCGAGCGCGGCTATCTCGCCCGCGACGGCGCGGTCACCGACGCTGGTCGGATGCTCGGTCGGATCTGGACCGAGGCGGACCTGCTGGTCGCCGAGTGCCTGCGCCGGGGAGTGTGGAACGGGCTGTCCCCGTCCGAGTTGGCAGCCGCGGTGTCCGTGGTGGTCTTCGAGGCGCGCCGGGACGTCGACGAGCGGGCGTCGTTGCCGCGCGGGCCGGTGGCAGACGCGGTGGACGAGACGCTGAAGCTGTGGGGGGAGATCGAGGCCGACGAGGCGGCACGCGGGCTGACCGCGACCCGGGAGCCGGATCTCGGCTTCGCTTGGCCCGTCTACCGGTGGGCCCGGGGTGAGGCGCTGGCCAAGGTGCTCGGCAGCGGTCACGAGATGGACGGTGAGATGCCCGCCGGTGACTTCGTCCGGTGGGCGCGACAGGTGGTCGACCTGCTCGGTCAGCTCGCCGACTCCGGCGGCGCCTCGCCGGAGCTGCGTTCGACCGCCCGACAGGCGATCGCGGCCATCAACCGGGGCGTCCTGGCGTACCACACCTCCGCCTGA
- a CDS encoding MHYT domain-containing protein, with translation MADINHFEYGWITPALSYALSVLGSVLGLICAGRIRTAGTAGQRAWWGLLSAWALGGTAIWAMHFMAMLGFAVDGTRIRFDVPLTVASTVIAVVAVGIGLAIVGTGRLNPVRLVAGGVFTGAGVASMHYTGMAAMRLNGSLGYDTIRVVLSVVIAVVASTVALWLAMTVRRGLAIFASALVMGIAVNGMHFTGMSALSVHRHEGTGEVTGASVSTLLVPIVVAVIFGVVGLLYALLAAPNDDDRAAAAYLDGRRVPEPAAVTPVSAPDPVGLRARSTLGQPGTPFPSRRDTPPR, from the coding sequence GTGGCGGACATCAATCACTTTGAGTATGGATGGATCACGCCCGCGCTGAGTTACGCGTTGTCCGTACTCGGTTCGGTCCTCGGGCTGATCTGCGCCGGGCGTATCCGTACGGCGGGCACGGCCGGCCAGCGGGCGTGGTGGGGTCTGCTGTCGGCCTGGGCACTGGGTGGAACCGCCATCTGGGCGATGCACTTCATGGCCATGCTCGGCTTCGCCGTCGACGGCACCCGGATCCGCTTCGACGTGCCGCTGACCGTGGCCAGCACGGTCATCGCCGTGGTGGCGGTCGGCATCGGCCTGGCCATCGTGGGCACCGGCCGGTTGAATCCGGTACGACTGGTCGCGGGTGGCGTCTTCACCGGTGCCGGCGTGGCGTCCATGCACTACACCGGGATGGCGGCGATGCGCCTCAACGGCAGCCTCGGCTACGACACCATCCGGGTCGTGCTCTCGGTGGTCATCGCCGTCGTGGCGTCCACCGTCGCGCTGTGGCTCGCGATGACCGTCCGACGAGGGCTGGCGATCTTCGCCTCCGCGCTGGTCATGGGCATCGCCGTGAACGGAATGCACTTCACCGGGATGAGCGCCCTGTCGGTGCACCGCCACGAAGGTACGGGCGAGGTGACCGGCGCCTCGGTGAGCACGCTGCTGGTGCCGATCGTGGTGGCGGTGATCTTCGGCGTGGTGGGTCTGCTCTACGCCCTGCTCGCCGCGCCGAACGACGACGACCGGGCCGCCGCCGCGTACCTGGACGGGCGGCGGGTCCCGGAGCCGGCCGCCGTGACGCCGGTCTCCGCTCCGGACCCGGTCGGGTTGCGCGCCCGCTCGACCCTCGGCCAGCCGGGCACCCCGTTCCCGTCCCGCCGGGACACGCCACCCCGATGA
- a CDS encoding endonuclease/exonuclease/phosphatase family protein — protein MADRSFRFLRRALAVGCLIAAAGLPAGASVTNSTDAAEPTILRVLQLNLCNSGRAGCYTGRSLTRAAEVISAEAPDLVTLNEICRDDVTALERVFAAVHTGRVAVSAFQAAGDRPSGADTRCRNGQPYGVGLLTHVRTPDTPRAVYGGFHPTQDVADPEERSWLCVDVDGALLACTTHLAATGYRVALTQCRHLLDTILPTIRGRAGYAPVVLGGDLNLRDGGDPDVRSCTPPGHQRIDDGAVQHIVATLDVTLCCRRSVAMHGATDHPGLLATLSIDGNRPGRPPT, from the coding sequence GTGGCCGACCGTTCCTTCCGATTCCTGCGTCGGGCCCTGGCCGTCGGCTGCCTGATCGCCGCCGCCGGACTGCCCGCCGGCGCGTCGGTGACCAACTCGACGGACGCCGCCGAACCCACGATCCTGCGGGTGCTCCAGCTGAACCTCTGCAACAGCGGCCGCGCCGGCTGTTACACCGGCCGGTCGCTGACCCGGGCCGCCGAGGTGATCAGCGCGGAGGCTCCCGACCTGGTCACCCTCAACGAGATCTGTCGGGACGACGTGACCGCCCTGGAGCGGGTGTTCGCGGCCGTCCACACCGGCCGGGTCGCCGTGTCCGCGTTCCAGGCCGCCGGCGACCGTCCGAGCGGCGCCGACACGCGGTGCCGCAACGGCCAGCCGTACGGCGTCGGGCTGCTGACCCACGTGCGGACACCGGACACCCCGCGTGCCGTGTACGGCGGTTTCCACCCGACCCAGGACGTCGCGGACCCCGAGGAACGATCCTGGCTCTGCGTCGACGTCGACGGTGCTCTGCTCGCCTGCACTACTCATCTCGCGGCAACCGGTTACCGCGTCGCGCTCACCCAGTGCCGCCACCTGCTCGACACGATCCTGCCGACGATCCGCGGGCGCGCCGGGTACGCGCCGGTGGTGCTGGGCGGCGACCTCAACCTCCGCGACGGCGGCGACCCCGACGTGCGGTCCTGCACGCCGCCGGGTCACCAGCGGATCGACGACGGCGCGGTGCAACACATCGTGGCGACGCTCGACGTCACGCTCTGCTGCCGCAGGTCGGTCGCCATGCACGGGGCGACCGACCATCCCGGGCTGCTGGCCACCCTCAGCATCGACGGCAACCGGCCCGGCCGCCCGCCGACCTGA
- a CDS encoding superoxide dismutase — MNRPLRAALGGALTAALLTSVAVAPAQAHPGRRLPTVLALPEGFQPEGIAAAGRYAYFGSRATGAIQRVDLKTGRGTTIGAPTGTPSLGLKIDPRGRLFVSGGTAGDARVLDTRTGEVLARYQFATAPTFVNDVILTRDAAYFTDSNRPVLYRLSLGRGGALPPADTFTTIALTGAYQQVGTGVNLNGIATTPDGRALIVVQSNTGTLYRVDPATGATTVVDVPGYTFANGDGLLLRGRTLYVVQNRLNQIAVVTLNRAGTTGTVTGTITDPNFDVPTTVAEALGRLYLPNARFTTPPTPTTPYTAVAVRTR; from the coding sequence GTGAACCGACCCCTCAGGGCCGCGCTCGGCGGCGCCCTGACCGCCGCTCTCCTGACCTCCGTCGCCGTCGCCCCCGCGCAGGCGCATCCCGGACGGCGGCTGCCCACCGTCCTCGCCCTGCCCGAAGGGTTCCAGCCCGAGGGCATCGCCGCCGCCGGCCGGTACGCGTACTTCGGCTCCCGCGCCACGGGCGCCATCCAGCGCGTCGACCTGAAGACCGGCCGGGGTACGACGATCGGCGCACCCACCGGCACCCCGTCGCTCGGCCTCAAGATCGACCCACGCGGCCGGCTCTTCGTCTCCGGCGGCACCGCCGGCGACGCCCGCGTGCTCGACACCCGCACCGGCGAGGTGCTGGCGCGCTACCAGTTCGCCACCGCCCCGACGTTCGTCAACGACGTCATCCTGACCCGCGACGCCGCGTACTTCACCGACTCCAACCGCCCGGTGCTCTACCGGCTGTCGCTCGGCCGTGGCGGCGCGCTGCCGCCCGCCGACACGTTCACCACCATCGCGCTGACCGGCGCGTACCAGCAGGTCGGCACGGGCGTGAACCTCAACGGCATCGCCACCACACCCGACGGACGGGCGCTGATCGTCGTCCAGTCCAACACCGGAACGCTGTACCGGGTCGACCCGGCAACCGGCGCGACCACCGTCGTGGACGTGCCCGGTTACACCTTCGCCAACGGCGACGGGCTGCTGCTGCGCGGCCGCACCCTCTACGTCGTGCAGAACAGGCTCAACCAGATCGCGGTGGTCACGCTGAACCGCGCCGGCACGACGGGGACGGTCACCGGCACCATCACCGACCCGAACTTCGACGTGCCCACCACCGTCGCCGAGGCGTTGGGCCGGCTCTACCTGCCCAACGCCCGCTTCACCACGCCGCCGACCCCGACCACGCCGTACACGGCCGTCGCGGTCCGCACCCGCTGA
- a CDS encoding glycosyl hydrolase, which produces MKPPVPHRRWALAIATALALVVGGLAIPVTRSAEAAPVGAGSYTTTPVGPLPSGCGAMSSNPRQFVTANAPAGPVPTNDWWSSLLWKRTDCAFSEPLHAHPTSYDTFSDGLGFSANSTAAISGTATGVGEFHYPYVQDIRVGVAGLAAPLVRVDGWTDWTVSPHWSDGTRTLRATIGHGLPFAYFQSTGGDAVIGTAGTPDVWSNSGATIGFRVNGHDYVGFAPSGASWTVAGGRISSTLAGRGYFSVALLPPTSSTAERADLAATYGRYAHAHVTGTQVSYAYSPATSGLTTTYAFTTTAREGSATQTVVSLYPHQWKSLSGSTAITPTYPSARGRMRVLTGVNQFRTAMKFQGVLPELPAVGDGSGTDLATLTSQLAAVRANPMDQRGNDTYWTGKGLGRAARIAEIADLVNDTTTRDSALTAIRNTLTDWFTASSGKTSRVFYYDNNWGTLIGYPASYGSDQELNDHHFHYGYYIAAAATLAKFDPAWASTSRYGGMVDLLIRDANNYRRGDTQFPYLRDFDIYAGHDWASGHGSFGSGNNQESSSEGMNFANALIQWGQVTGNTAVRDAGVFLYTTQAAAIQEYWFDASDQNFPAAFGHSTVGMVWGDGGAYATWFSGEPEMIQGINLLPVTGGHLYLGNNPAYVRTNYAELVRNNGGQPTVWQDILWQFQALGDADAALANLRANPGYTPEEGESRAHTFHWIRNLAALGTVDTTVTGNHPLSAVFSRNGARTYVASNPTASPITVTFSNGTSLTVGAGRTATTGAYTWSGGNAAGGVTPGPTTPPPTTPPPTTPPPTTPPPTTPPPTSGGPTRYLLPGGGLGAAGSAATTTVVAANGNHDGTPTNAQVFTATGLNLAYSGGQTTFDLFVDAGTAVGNGVQVRISYDLTGNGSWERVETLRYFATDPVPGYEHYTQSAGLASATGTLGSLSNGTVRVEIWSAIGNNPSTVGIGNQSVLRLPYS; this is translated from the coding sequence ATGAAACCTCCCGTCCCCCACCGCCGCTGGGCCCTGGCCATCGCCACCGCTCTGGCCCTGGTCGTCGGGGGTCTCGCGATCCCCGTCACCCGCTCGGCCGAGGCCGCACCCGTCGGCGCCGGCAGCTACACCACCACCCCGGTCGGCCCGCTCCCCAGCGGATGCGGCGCGATGTCCAGCAACCCCCGGCAGTTCGTCACCGCCAACGCGCCCGCCGGGCCGGTACCCACCAACGACTGGTGGTCCTCGCTGCTGTGGAAGCGCACCGACTGCGCCTTCAGCGAGCCCCTGCACGCCCACCCGACCTCGTACGACACCTTCAGCGACGGCCTCGGCTTCTCGGCCAACTCCACCGCCGCGATCAGCGGCACCGCGACCGGCGTCGGCGAATTCCACTACCCGTACGTGCAGGACATCCGGGTCGGCGTGGCCGGGCTCGCCGCGCCCCTGGTCAGAGTCGACGGCTGGACCGACTGGACAGTCAGCCCACACTGGAGCGACGGCACCCGGACCCTGCGCGCGACCATCGGCCACGGGCTGCCCTTCGCGTACTTCCAGAGCACCGGCGGGGACGCGGTGATCGGCACCGCCGGCACCCCCGACGTCTGGTCCAACAGCGGGGCCACCATCGGCTTCCGGGTCAACGGCCACGACTACGTCGGTTTCGCGCCCAGCGGCGCCAGCTGGACCGTCGCGGGCGGCCGGATCTCGTCCACCCTGGCCGGTCGGGGCTACTTCTCCGTGGCCCTCCTGCCACCGACGTCGAGCACGGCCGAGCGCGCCGACCTCGCCGCGACCTACGGCCGGTACGCGCACGCCCACGTGACCGGCACCCAGGTGTCGTACGCCTACAGCCCGGCGACCAGCGGCCTGACCACCACGTACGCGTTCACCACGACCGCCCGGGAGGGGTCCGCCACGCAGACCGTGGTGAGCCTCTACCCGCACCAGTGGAAGTCGCTGAGTGGGTCCACCGCGATCACTCCGACCTACCCGTCCGCCCGTGGTCGGATGAGGGTGCTCACCGGCGTCAACCAGTTCCGCACCGCCATGAAGTTCCAGGGCGTCCTGCCGGAGTTGCCGGCCGTCGGCGACGGGAGCGGCACCGACCTGGCCACGCTCACCAGCCAACTGGCCGCCGTCCGCGCGAACCCGATGGACCAGCGCGGCAACGACACCTACTGGACCGGTAAAGGGCTCGGCCGGGCCGCCCGCATCGCCGAGATCGCCGACCTGGTCAACGACACCACGACACGCGACAGCGCGCTGACCGCGATCCGTAACACGCTCACCGACTGGTTCACCGCGTCCAGTGGCAAGACCAGCAGGGTCTTCTACTACGACAACAACTGGGGCACGCTGATCGGCTACCCGGCGTCGTACGGCTCCGACCAGGAGCTCAACGACCACCACTTCCACTACGGCTACTACATCGCCGCCGCGGCGACGCTTGCCAAGTTCGACCCGGCGTGGGCTTCCACCAGCCGTTACGGCGGCATGGTCGACCTGCTGATCCGCGACGCCAACAACTACCGGCGCGGCGACACCCAGTTCCCGTACCTGCGCGACTTCGACATCTACGCCGGCCACGACTGGGCGTCCGGGCATGGCTCGTTCGGCTCCGGCAACAACCAGGAGTCCTCGTCGGAGGGGATGAACTTCGCCAACGCGCTGATCCAGTGGGGGCAGGTGACGGGTAACACCGCCGTCCGCGACGCGGGCGTCTTCCTCTACACCACCCAGGCGGCGGCCATCCAGGAGTACTGGTTCGACGCCAGCGACCAGAACTTCCCCGCGGCCTTCGGGCACTCGACGGTCGGCATGGTCTGGGGTGACGGCGGCGCGTACGCCACCTGGTTCAGTGGCGAGCCGGAGATGATCCAGGGCATCAACCTGCTGCCGGTCACCGGAGGACACCTCTACCTGGGCAACAACCCGGCGTACGTGCGGACCAACTACGCCGAGCTGGTCCGCAACAACGGCGGGCAACCGACGGTGTGGCAGGACATCCTCTGGCAGTTCCAGGCCCTCGGCGACGCGGACGCGGCACTGGCGAACCTTCGTGCCAACCCCGGCTACACCCCGGAAGAGGGTGAGAGCCGGGCACACACCTTCCACTGGATTCGCAACCTCGCGGCCCTGGGCACCGTCGACACGACGGTGACCGGCAACCACCCGCTGTCGGCGGTGTTCTCGCGCAACGGGGCGCGCACCTACGTGGCGTCGAATCCGACCGCGTCGCCGATCACGGTGACGTTCTCCAACGGCACCAGCCTCACCGTGGGGGCCGGCAGGACGGCCACCACCGGGGCGTACACCTGGAGCGGTGGCAACGCGGCCGGCGGCGTGACGCCGGGGCCGACGACTCCCCCACCGACGACCCCACCGCCCACGACGCCACCGCCGACTACCCCGCCGCCCACGACGCCACCCCCGACCTCGGGCGGTCCGACGCGGTACCTGCTGCCCGGGGGTGGGTTGGGCGCCGCCGGTAGCGCGGCCACGACGACGGTCGTGGCGGCCAACGGAAACCACGACGGTACGCCCACCAACGCGCAGGTCTTCACCGCGACCGGCCTCAACCTCGCCTACTCCGGCGGGCAGACCACGTTCGACCTGTTCGTGGACGCCGGGACAGCGGTCGGCAACGGGGTGCAGGTGCGGATCTCCTACGACCTCACCGGCAACGGCAGTTGGGAACGGGTGGAGACGCTGCGCTACTTCGCCACCGACCCGGTCCCCGGCTATGAGCACTACACCCAGAGCGCCGGCCTCGCCTCGGCCACCGGCACGTTGGGCTCACTGAGCAACGGCACGGTTCGGGTGGAGATCTGGTCGGCGATCGGCAACAACCCCAGCACCGTGGGCATCGGCAACCAGTCGGTGCTGCGGCTTCCGTACTCCTGA
- a CDS encoding MmcQ/YjbR family DNA-binding protein has product MADADDVRRLALALPHTVEIASDGFDFRVADKGFVWSYPERVPGKPRVIRLDVAVLFVGDEAEKQALLLGEPELFFTAPGYDGLPLVLLRLAAVDVERLSELVTDAWRMRAPEALLSDIDGSDGSVIATSAGAGK; this is encoded by the coding sequence GTGGCTGACGCCGATGACGTACGCCGGCTGGCGCTGGCCCTGCCGCACACGGTCGAGATCGCCAGCGACGGCTTCGACTTCCGGGTGGCCGACAAGGGCTTCGTCTGGTCCTATCCGGAGCGCGTCCCGGGGAAGCCACGGGTGATCCGACTCGACGTCGCGGTGCTGTTCGTCGGCGACGAGGCCGAGAAGCAGGCTCTCCTGCTCGGCGAGCCCGAACTGTTCTTCACCGCGCCCGGCTACGACGGCCTGCCCCTGGTGCTGTTGCGCCTGGCGGCGGTCGACGTCGAACGCCTGAGTGAGCTGGTGACCGACGCGTGGCGGATGCGCGCGCCCGAGGCGCTCCTCAGCGACATCGACGGCTCCGACGGGTCGGTCATCGCGACGAGCGCGGGCGCGGGCAAATAG
- a CDS encoding DUF1223 domain-containing protein produces the protein MTDPSTDGGIAVVEMFTSQGYSSCPPAEEVLTEIERDARERGRPVFALGFHVDYWDDLGWPDRFADAAYTARQEAYARAFGTGRLYTPQMIVNGTVEFVGSDRRRAAGAIASALTSTMTTPLALSVSDADGGHRMVLDYQADHAPGRTVLNVAMVERGLVSEVARGENAGRTLRQDNVVRAFTSVSMNGGRGQVELAVPPDLDPRGATVVGYVQENGEQAIIGATSIDLSTA, from the coding sequence ATGACAGACCCGTCGACGGACGGCGGCATCGCCGTCGTGGAGATGTTCACTTCCCAGGGCTACTCGAGCTGCCCTCCCGCCGAGGAGGTGCTGACCGAGATCGAGCGCGACGCCCGGGAGCGGGGCCGGCCCGTCTTCGCCCTCGGGTTCCACGTCGACTACTGGGACGACCTGGGCTGGCCCGACCGGTTCGCGGACGCGGCGTACACCGCACGGCAGGAGGCGTACGCCCGCGCCTTCGGCACCGGGCGCCTGTACACACCGCAGATGATCGTCAACGGCACCGTCGAGTTCGTCGGATCCGATCGTCGGCGGGCGGCGGGTGCGATCGCGTCGGCCCTGACGTCGACCATGACCACGCCGCTCGCACTCTCCGTCTCCGACGCCGACGGCGGGCACCGGATGGTGTTGGACTACCAGGCCGATCATGCGCCGGGCCGCACGGTGTTGAACGTGGCGATGGTGGAGCGCGGGCTGGTCAGCGAGGTCGCCCGAGGGGAGAACGCCGGGCGGACGCTGCGGCAGGACAACGTCGTACGCGCCTTCACATCGGTGAGCATGAACGGCGGGCGGGGACAGGTGGAGCTGGCGGTGCCGCCGGATCTCGATCCGCGTGGCGCCACGGTCGTCGGCTATGTGCAGGAGAACGGCGAGCAGGCCATCATCGGCGCCACGTCCATCGACCTGTCCACCGCGTAA
- a CDS encoding GNAT family N-acetyltransferase: MQFTVTDVPERERFEARDEAGVVAGFVTYQLTGTIIAYTHTEVDPAFEGKGVGSTLARAVMDDARARKRTVVPICPFLADWLVKHPEYEGIVVRSTRKVK; this comes from the coding sequence GTGCAGTTCACCGTGACAGACGTGCCGGAGCGGGAGCGATTCGAGGCGCGCGACGAGGCGGGTGTGGTCGCCGGGTTCGTCACCTACCAGCTGACCGGCACCATCATCGCCTACACCCACACCGAGGTCGATCCGGCGTTCGAGGGCAAGGGCGTCGGGTCGACGCTGGCCCGTGCCGTGATGGACGACGCCCGGGCCAGGAAGCGGACCGTGGTGCCGATCTGCCCGTTCCTCGCCGACTGGCTGGTCAAGCACCCGGAGTACGAGGGCATCGTGGTCCGATCGACCCGCAAGGTGAAATAA
- a CDS encoding TetR/AcrR family transcriptional regulator: MARPRQFDEEQVLRAVRDQFWDAGYAATSLEDLMRVSGLGKGSLYGAFGDKHQLFLRALREYTDTSGGYLREMLASTPRARDALRAFVMAPANDPGGAAARRGCLMANSTSELATSDPDVLAEARRTYEATTRLVAECVVRAQDEGDLSRDIEPVELARALLAAQQGLVFMGRTGLDIATLTATARALAAQLLPGD, from the coding sequence ATGGCCAGGCCACGGCAGTTCGACGAGGAGCAGGTGCTCCGCGCGGTTCGGGACCAGTTCTGGGACGCCGGCTACGCGGCGACCTCGCTGGAGGACCTCATGCGGGTCAGCGGGCTGGGCAAGGGCAGCCTCTACGGCGCCTTCGGCGACAAGCACCAACTGTTCCTGCGGGCACTGCGCGAGTACACGGACACCAGCGGCGGCTACCTGCGGGAGATGCTCGCGTCCACTCCCCGCGCCCGGGACGCGTTGCGGGCGTTCGTCATGGCTCCGGCGAACGACCCGGGCGGAGCCGCCGCCCGGCGCGGTTGCCTGATGGCGAACAGCACCTCCGAGCTGGCCACCAGCGACCCCGACGTTCTCGCCGAGGCGCGACGCACCTACGAGGCGACGACAAGGCTGGTCGCCGAGTGTGTCGTACGAGCCCAGGACGAGGGTGACCTGTCGCGCGACATCGAGCCGGTCGAGTTGGCGCGCGCACTGCTCGCCGCGCAGCAGGGGCTGGTGTTCATGGGGCGCACCGGGCTGGACATCGCGACCCTGACCGCAACCGCGCGCGCCCTCGCCGCCCAGCTCCTGCCGGGCGACTGA